One segment of Brassica napus cultivar Da-Ae chromosome C3, Da-Ae, whole genome shotgun sequence DNA contains the following:
- the LOC106416539 gene encoding ankyrin-3-like: MTVFSGKVVPMDYEAVTSQRLLDAILVGDTKTASDYISDPLVDVNFVGAVSLKTRRSEVVLRDESASDVRVEYEEFKTDVTALFLAVNFGNVTLVKSLLNIGADVNQKLFRGFATTVAVREGHFEVLEILLKAGASQPACEEALMGASYHGRPRLTELLMGTDLIRPQVAVHALATACCRGFVDVVGTLLKCGVNADSTDRLLLQSSKPSLYTNVDCTALVAAIVNRQVSAVRLLLQAGVKTDIMVRLGAWSWDTNTGEEFRVGAGVAEPYPLTWCAVEFFETSGDILRLLLKVQSPNATHNGRTLLHHAVLCGSQAAVRVLLNCGADPETPIRTSRGVELRPVHIAARYGSVEIIQELVGFGCDINSKTDDEDTALLISTRRKHSECVKVLALAGADFGLVNKFGHSVVSVAESSKWRLGLERVVLELIRFGVVPYSSNASLFSPLLYVAKAGDSEALKTLVKAQGVFIDYQDEEGFSAAMLASMNGHVEAFRVLVYAGADVKLVNKSGDTVVSLSEKNGYLDMVEKVMLEFALEKDNRNMAGGFYALHCAARRGDVKAVELLNGKGYGLDVPDGDGYTPLMFAAIEGHGKMCEFLISHGANCSAKNGKGKTLLDLAVGDAEKVIRNELSRRFVVKGSTVMKHTKGGKGKKHVKGLKMLESSGVLSWGKSGKRNVVCKEVEMGMSQRFRRNRKGKGDAVVEEEGTFRVVTTANKEVHFVCEGGLVGAEMWVRGIRLVTREAICG, from the exons ATGACGGTTTTCTCCGGTAAAGTCGTTCCCATGGATTACGAGGCAGTTACATCGCAGCGTCTCCTCGACGCCATCCTCGTCGGAGACACCAAAACGGCGTCGGATTACATCTCCGATCCGCTCGTCGACGTGAACTTCGTCGGCGCCGTCAGCTTGAAGACGAGGAGGAGCGAGGTCGTGCTCCGCGACGAATCGGCCAGCGATGTCCGAGTGGAGTACGAGGAATTCAAAACCGACGTGACGGCGTTGTTCCTCGCCGTTAATTTCGGAAACGTGACTCTCGTGAAGAGCTTACTG AACATTGGAGCTGATGTGAACCAGAAGCTCTTCAGGGGATTTGCAACGACTGTAGCTGTAAGGGAAGGTCATTTCGAGGTACTTGAGATCTTACTCAAAGCTGGCGCTTCTCAGCCGGCTTGTGAGGAAGCTCTAATGGGAGCGAGCTATCACGGACGCCCCAGGCTCACTGAGCTGCTTATGGGAACTGATCTTATCCGGCCTCAGGTCGCTGTGCACGCTCTAGCCACTGCTTGTTGCAGAGGTTTTGTGGACGTTGTAGGGACCTTGCTCAAA TGCGGTGTAAATGCTGATTCAACGGATAGGCTTCTGCTTCAATCTTCAAAGCCTTCTCTATACACAAACGTGGACTGCACAGCTCTTGTCGCTGCCATTGTCAACAGGCAGGTCTCTGCCGTCCGCTTGCTACTTCAG GCTGGCGTGAAGACAGATATCATGGTGAGGCTTGGAGCATGGTCATGGGACACCAACACTGGAGAAGAGTTCCGTGTGGGAGCTGGAGTGGCTGAGCCATACCCTTTAACCTGGTGTGCTGTAGAATTCTTTGAAACCAGCGGTGACATATTGCGTTTGCTTCTCAAAGTCCAATCTCCAAACGCTACTCACAACGGTCGGACTCTGCTTCACCATGCCGTCCTCTGCGGTAGCCAGGCAGCGGTCAGAGTCCTCCTCAACTGTGGCGCAGATCCAGAAACTCCTATTAGAACTTCACGAGGGGTTGAGCTCCGACCGGTTCATATCGCTGCACGTTACGGATCGGTCGAGATCATACAAGAACTGGTTGGCTTTGGCTGCGATATAAACTCAAAGACTGATGATGAGGACACGGCTCTGCTGATCTCAACTAGACGCAAACATTCAGAGTGCGTAAAGGTACTAGCCTTAGCTGGTGCTGACTTCGGCTTAGTGAACAAGTTTGGCCACTCTGTTGTTTCGGTCGCGGAGTCAAGCAAGTGGCGTCTTGGATTAGAACGAGTAGTTCTTGAACTGATCCGGTTTGGTGTGGTTCCATATTCGAGCAACGCTTCGCTCTTCTCTCCGTTGCTGTACGTAGCTAAAGCAGGAGACTCCGAGGCGCTTAAAACGCTTGTAAAAGCTCAAGGAGTCTTTATAGATTATCAAGACGAGGAAGGCTTCTCGGCTGCAATGCTAGCTTCCATGAACGGGCACGTTGAAGCATTCAGAGTCTTGGTCTACGCAGGTGCAGACGTGAAGCTGGTAAACAAATCAGGTGACACGGTGGTTTCTCTGTCCGAGAAGAACGGGTACCTTGACATGGTCGAGAAGGTGATGCTGGAGTTTGCTCTCGAGAAAGACAACAGGAACATGGCGGGTGGGTTCTACGCTCTACACTGTGCTGCAAGGCGCGGAGACGTCAAAGCGGTGGAGCTTTTGAATGGGAAAGGATACGGTCTTGACGTCCCTGATGGAGATGGGTACACTCCTTTGATGTTTGCGGCTATAGAAGGCCATGGAAAGATGTGTGAGTTCTTAATCTCTCACGGCGCAAACTGCAGCGCTAAGAATGGGAAGGGGAAGACGTTGCTGGATCTCGCGGTTGGTGATGCTGAGAAGGTGATTCGTAACGAGTTGTCTCGGAGGTTTGTGGTAAAGGGAAGTACTGTGATGAAACACACCAAGGGAGGGAAAGGTAAGAAGCATGTGAAGGGATTGAAGATGTTGGAGTCAAGTGGAGTTCTAAGTTGGGGGAAGTCTGGAAAGAGAAACGTGGTGTGCAAGGAAGTAGAGATGGGGATGAGCCAGCGGTTCAGGAGGAACCGCAAGGGGAAAGGCGATGCGGTGGTGGAGGAAGAAGGGACTTTCCGGGTGGTGACTACGGCTAACAAAGAAGTACATTTTGTGTGTGAAGGTGGCTTGGTGGGTGCAGAGATGTGGGTGAGGGGAATAAGACTTGTGACAAGAGAGGCTATTTGTGGGTGA
- the LOC106416540 gene encoding phosducin-like protein 3, translated as MADYHFVYKDVEGTSTQWDDIQRKLGNLPAKAPAFKPPAYTPEQDDPKDQAWFDKMTEEELEDLEDDKDLDDDRFLEEYRKKRLTELREAAKVKRYGSVTPISSSDFMREVTQASDEDWVVVCLYKDGFAECGLLLGCLDELASRYPATKFVKIISTDCIPNYPDCNLPTLVVYRHGAVKGTHVGLKSVGRRCTPESVALVLCQSEPVLNDGKSGDDDSSREAVMAGVRRQFIERVVKDHEDKDNDDDGYNSD; from the exons ATGGCGGATTATCATTTCGTCTACAAGGACGTCGAAGGAACGTCGACGCAATGGGACGATATCCAGCGGAAGCTGGGAAACCTCCCGGCGAAGGCTCCGGCATTCAAACCTCCGGCTTATACTCCGGAGCAAGACGATCCAAAGGACCAAGCTTGGTTCGATAAGATGACAGAGGAGGAGCTCGAGGATCTCGAGGACGACAAAGATCTCGACGATGATCGCTTCCTCGAAGAATACAG GAAGAAGAGGTTAACAGAGCTGAGAGAAGCTGCTAAAGTTAAAAGGTATGGATCAGTGACTCCCATCTCAAGCTCTGATTTCATGCGGGAGGTTACACAAGCCTCTGATGAAGATTGGGTTGTTGTTTGTCTCTACAAAGATGG TTTTGCAGAGTGTGGCTTGCTACTGGGCTGTCTAGATGAATTGGCTAGTAGATACCCGGCAACGAAGTTTGTTAAGATTATATCCACTGATTGTATTCCTAACTACCCTGATTGCAATCTTCCTACCTTGGTGGTGTACCGTCATGGTGCTGTTAAAGGAACACATGTAGGGTTGAAGAGTGTTGGCCGTAGGTGCACCCCTGAGA GTGTAGCCTTAGTTTTGTGTCAGTCGGAGCCGGTTCTTAACGATGGTAAAAGTGGAGACGATGACTCCTCAAGGGAGGCTGTGATGGCTGGAGTACGAAGACAGTTCATAGAACGAGTGGTGAAAGACCATGAAGATAAGGATAACGATGATGATGGTTACAATAGCGATTAG